A window of Aeromicrobium duanguangcaii genomic DNA:
GCGTTCCAGAACCGCCCGGTCGAGCCCGAATTCCCTGCCGTTTCGGGCCGTCTGGCCCTGTTCGTCGCCGTTCATGAGCGAGACGATCGACGGGTAGGGGGCGAGGATCATGTGGACCATCCGGACCATGGGCGCGATCGCGCTGCTGCTCGCGGGCAGCACGTGGCTGTGGACCACCCCGGCGTTCGCCGGCCAGAAGGTCGCCACCGGGGGAGCGCTCTGGTGGCTCGCGGGACTGCTGTCCCTCGTGACGATCGTCGGCTTCTGCGTTGCGACCGTCGCCGTGTTCGCGCGGCAACCGTGGTGGGAGGCGATGACGCTCGCGTCGGCCGCAGTGGGCCTGATCGCCCTGGTGCCCTATGGCATCGCGGCCGCCCGCGGCGGAGAGTCGACGGGCGCCTGGGTGTGGAACGCCGTCGTTCACGTCCTGATCCTCGCGGGGATCGCCGCGTTGTTGCTGGTCCCCGTGCTGGAACGGTGGGTCGACCACCACGTGATGGGTCGCTGAGCACGACATGAGGTGAGCACGACGGACTGGCTCCTCGGCGGGTTCCTGGTCGCCCACGGCCCGGTGCGCGTGTGATCGCGGCGCGCGAGCTCTGGAACCGCTGAGCGGTCACGCCCGACCCGGCACGGTGCCGTAGCTGTTGCGGTACTCCTGGCCCGGCTTCGGGCGGGTGAAGCGCAGGGCGCTCCACGTGGAGTCGATCGACAGGCAGGTGCTCTCGACCAGCCCGGCGTCGTAGCCGATCGCGATGACTCTCGGCAGGCTCAGGTCCGAGCCCAGCCCGCCTCCCTTCGGCCACGACAGCCAGAGCTTGCCCTGCGGGGCGAGGTGCGGGACCAGTGAGGGGAACTCGGCGCGCATCTGCTCCTGCGACGTGACGAACAGGTGCAGATAGTCGACCGGGCCGTCGAGGTGATCGACGAACTCCAGGTGCGGCAGCCCCATCGTCTCGGGGACGCCCGGCGGTGCGCCGATGAAGTGGGCGGTCCAGCCCGGCCGCAGGCCCATCTTCTCGGCGACGCTACGCGTGACCATCGAGGAGCCCGGGGTCGAGATCGAGGTCGGCCACCTCGTGGTGCTCGGCGAAGGAGTCCTTCTCGACGAGCAGCTCGTCATCGCCGGGGTAGAACATGGCGATCTCGGGCCGCTCCCCGGCGAACCGGCGCACGGCGTCCATCGAGTCCCACAGCGAGATGGTCACGACCTCGACCAGGGTGCCGACCGGCCGGTGGAGCACGAACACGCCGCGGTTGCCGGGCGTGGCGCGGTACTCGCGCACCCCCGTGCGGCGCTGGTGCTCCAAGTAGGCCTCGGCGTCGTCGGGGCGGACGGCCCCACGCCAGCGTCGGACGATCATCTGCGTTCCCCCCTCGGGTGGGCCCCACGATCACGGTACGTCCGCTCGGTCCCGTCCGCGACGCGTCGTCGGATGGCGCTCAGCGCGGAGATCCTCGGTCGCGGCAACGCCTGATCCCCGCGCGCCGTGGCATGCTCGCGCCATGAGGTCGCGTCACCTGAGCCGAGTCATCGCCGCGTCGCCGCAGAGCGTGTACGCGTTCGCCGCGGACCCCGCCCACCTGCCGCTCTGGGCGGCGGGGCTCGCGCAGGCGCAGGTCGAGGTCCGCGGCGACGCGCTGGTCGCGCAGTCGCCGATGGGGGAGGTCACGGTGCGGTTCGTGCCGCCCAACGACCTCGGCGTCCTCGACCACGACGTCACCCTGCCGTCCGGGACGACCGTGACCAACCCGCTGCGGGTGCTGGCCCACCCCGAGGGCGCCGAGGTGCTCTTCACCGTGCGTCAGATCGAGCTGACCGACGAGGAGTTCGAGCGCGACTGCCGGCTGGTCGAGCAGGACCTCGAGACGCTGCGCGGCCTGCTGGAGTAGCTCCGCTCAGTCGTGCAGCAGTCGCTGGGCCTGCTCGCGCGTCTGGCCCAGATCGTCGCCGGTGATCCGCTCGACGATCGCGGCCAGCACCTGCACGAGCGCCACGGCACCCGGATCGGGTACGCCGATGGCCTTGTCGCCGACGTAGCTGCTGCGGCCGCGCTTGCCGACCAGGTCCGCCGTGGCGGCGGCACCGTCGGCAGCCCGCTGGACGGCCGCCCCGTCGAGCGGTGTGCCGTCCTCGGCCACGGCGGGCGCCAGGGCGTCGAGGAACGTGCGGTCGCCGGGCTCCGCGCCGCCGGCGCGCGTGACGCTGGCCATCCCGGCCCGCAGGCCCTCGCCGACCGCTGCGGGCAGGTCGTCGTCCCCGGCGTCCTCGACGGCCTCGGCCAGGCCGGTCAGCACGAGGCCGAGCAGCGGGCCGCTCGATCCGCCGACGTCGTTGCCGAAGGCGTCGGCCATGCTGCGCAGGTCGTCGGCCAGGCTCGCGTCCGGGCCGGCGGCGCGCGCCACCGATGAGGCGAACGCCACCTGCATGTTGGCGCCGAAGTCACCGTCACCCGCACGCCGGTCGAGGTCGTCGTAATCGGCGCGATGGTCGTCGAAGTGGTCGGCCAGTGCCCGCAGCCATGGCGAGGGCTCGGCGGCCGGCCCCGACTCATCCTCCGGGCCGGTGCCCCGGTCCGCGTCCGGGTCCCACGGCCGCGGGGAGGGCAGGCCGGCGGTGACGTGCGGCGCGTACCAATCGCCGATCCAGTCCGGATGGGCCTCGGTCAGCGTGATCGAGAAGCCGTCCATGTCCAGCGCGGAGATGTACGTCCCGGCGACGCCGCTGTGCAGCTCGATCCCGCGAGCCTGCAGTGCCAGCTCGACGTCGCCGAGCAGTCCGAGCAGCTCGAGGTTGGGCGCCCCGCCCAGGCCGTTCACGACCGCGATCACGCCGTGCGGCAGGTCCCCCAGGGCCTCCAGCAGCTCGTCGACCATCCGCTGCGCCAGGTCGGTGTGGGCGAGCTCGTCGATCGTCTGCCGGGCGGCCTCGCCGTGGATGCCGACGCCGTACTCGAGCGATCCGGGCTCGACCTCGAAGCCGCGCGTCCGGCTGTCGGGCGCGGTGTGTCCCTGCCGTGCCACCGCGACCGAGCGCGAGCGCGAGGCCACCCGCGTGCCCAGGTCGGCGAGCTCCTCCAGGCGCAGGCCCCGGTCGGCGGCTGCCCCGAGGATCTTCTCGACGACGAGGGTGGCGCCCGTGCCGCGCCGGCCGACGTCGTGTCCCTCGGAGCCGAGGTCGTCGTCGACCACCACCTCGGCGACGTCGACGCCCCGAGCGCGCAGCCGCTCTGCCGCGATGGCGAAGTTGATGCGGTCGCCGGTGTAGTTCTTGACGATCTGCAGGACGCCACCGTCGCGCTTCACCCGGTCGCTCGCCGCGAAGATCTGACGGCTGTGGGGTGAGGTGAAGACCTCACCGGGGCACGCGGCATCGAGGCCGCCGGCACCGACGAACCCTCCGTGCAGGGGCTCGTGCCCGGCGCCGCCACCGCTCACGATCGCGACCCGGCGCCCCGGTGCCGGCGCCAGGGCCCAGACGTAGACGGGGTCGCGGCTCACGCCGACCTGGTCGCCGGCCGTGATGGCGATGCCGCGCAGCGCGCGCGTCGAGGGCGAGGGAGTGGACGGGCTGCTCACGGATGGTTCCTTCGTCGAGGTGGCTGTCGCGCAGCGGCGACGGACCCCTTCAGTCTGGGCACTGGAAGTCGTCGGGTAAAGCGATGATTCCTGACCGGTTCCGTTCAGCAGGGCTGACCATTCGGGCAGGACGGACGGCCCACCGGTGCCGCGCGATCACCGCTTCCCGCTGGTGCTCAAGAGGCGGAAGTAGCGAAACGGGCCTAACCTTGATGATCGACCGAGCGAGACTCCCGACCCCCGTTTTCGGGTCCACGGCTGGAGACCGAACGATGAACTTCCCCCAGAACCCCTTCTCACGGCGTCGCCGGACGGCCCTCGCCGCCACTTTCGCCGCCGCAGCGCTGGCCCTCTCCGCGTGCGGAGGTGACGACTCCGGGTCCGGCGGCCCCAACCTCGTGAAGGACGGCCAGCTCGTGATCGCGATGAGCGGCGAGTTCCGCCCGTTCAGCTACTTCGAGGGCGACAAGCTCGCCGGCTTCGACCACGACATCGCCCTCGCGATCGCCGACGAGATGGGTCTGGAGCCGAAGACCGAGACCGGCGCGTTCGACACCCTGATCCAGGGCGTCAAGAGCAAGCGCTACGACGTGCTGATCGCCTCGATGACGCCCACCGAGGACCGCAAGAAGGCCGTCGACTTCACCGATCCGTACTACTCGTCCGGCGCCGCGCTGTTCGTCCGCAAGGACAGCGACTGCAAGGACGCCGAGCAGCTGAAGAACGTCACCGTGGGTGTCGCGAACGGCACGACGTACGGCGACTTCCTCAAGGACAAGGACTGGGTCGGCGACGTCCGCACCTTCACCTCGGACGTCACGGCGCTCGAGGACGTCGACAAGGGCCGCCTCGACGCCGCGGTGACCGACCGCCTCGTCGGTCTCTACCAGATCGAGCAGGCCGATCGAGGGCTGCGCGTGTGCGGCGAGCCGCTCTACACCGAGGAGCCCGCGTTCGCCGTCGACAAGGGCAACACGGCCCTCGTGGACGAGTTGAACGAGGCACTCGCGACGATCAAGGAGAACGGCACCTACGCCGAGCTCAGCACGAAGTGGTTCGGCCAGGACATCTCCTGATCCATGAACTTCTTCGACTATCTCGTCGACACCGCACCGATCTTCGTCGACGCGACCTGGGTGACCCTGCGGCTGACCGCGACGGCCCTGGCCTTCGCGATGGTGCTGGGCGCGATCATCGCCGCCATGATGATGAGCCGGATCGCGGTCCTGCGCTGGATCGCGGCCGGCTTCATCGGCATCATCCGCGGCACGCCCCTGATCGCGCAGATCTTCGTGCTCTACTTCGGCATCACCGAGATCGTGCTGCTCCCGGCGTTCTGGGCCGGCACGATCGCGCTGGCGATCCACAACTCGGCCTACATCGCCGAGATCATCCGCGCGGGCTTCCAGTCGGTGCCGAAGGGGCTCGACGAGGCGTCCCGATCCCTGGGCATGTCACGGCTGAAGACGCTGCGCCGGGTCCGTGCGCCCCTGGCGCTGCGGGCGACCCTGCCGGTGCTGGGCAACCAGTTCATCATCGCGGTGAAGGACTCCTCGCTGGTGGCCTTCATCGGCATGTCCGAGCTGTTCCTGTCCGCGCGCAACCTCGCCGCATCCACCTATGAGCCGCTGACGATGTACCTCATCGTCTCGCTCTACTACCTCGCCATCGTGCTCGTGCTCACCTTCCTGGTGAACCGACTCGAGCACCGGCTCAACGCCCACCGGAGGTGATGGCATGACGATCCACGAGACGTCCACCTGGGGCGCCCCCGAAGCCGGCCGCCCCCTCGTCGAGATGCGCGACGTCGTCAAGAAGTTCGGCCAGACCACCGTGCTCGACGGTGTCGACCTGACCGTGCACGCCGGGGAGGTCGTCGTGCTGATCGGTCCCTCAGGCGCCGGCAAGAGCACGCTGCTGCGGTGCATCAACGGGCTCGAGCGGATCAACTCGGGCACGATCACGGTCGGCGGCCAGCAGCTCAGCTACGACGAGAAGAGCCTGAACCGCGTCCGCAGCCGGATCGGCATGGTGTTCCAGTCGTTCAACCTGTTCCCGCACATGAAGGTCATCGACAATCTGACGA
This region includes:
- a CDS encoding SRPBCC family protein, which produces MRSRHLSRVIAASPQSVYAFAADPAHLPLWAAGLAQAQVEVRGDALVAQSPMGEVTVRFVPPNDLGVLDHDVTLPSGTTVTNPLRVLAHPEGAEVLFTVRQIELTDEEFERDCRLVEQDLETLRGLLE
- a CDS encoding dihydroxyacetone kinase subunit DhaK, which produces MSSPSTPSPSTRALRGIAITAGDQVGVSRDPVYVWALAPAPGRRVAIVSGGGAGHEPLHGGFVGAGGLDAACPGEVFTSPHSRQIFAASDRVKRDGGVLQIVKNYTGDRINFAIAAERLRARGVDVAEVVVDDDLGSEGHDVGRRGTGATLVVEKILGAAADRGLRLEELADLGTRVASRSRSVAVARQGHTAPDSRTRGFEVEPGSLEYGVGIHGEAARQTIDELAHTDLAQRMVDELLEALGDLPHGVIAVVNGLGGAPNLELLGLLGDVELALQARGIELHSGVAGTYISALDMDGFSITLTEAHPDWIGDWYAPHVTAGLPSPRPWDPDADRGTGPEDESGPAAEPSPWLRALADHFDDHRADYDDLDRRAGDGDFGANMQVAFASSVARAAGPDASLADDLRSMADAFGNDVGGSSGPLLGLVLTGLAEAVEDAGDDDLPAAVGEGLRAGMASVTRAGGAEPGDRTFLDALAPAVAEDGTPLDGAAVQRAADGAAATADLVGKRGRSSYVGDKAIGVPDPGAVALVQVLAAIVERITGDDLGQTREQAQRLLHD
- a CDS encoding transporter substrate-binding domain-containing protein, producing MNFPQNPFSRRRRTALAATFAAAALALSACGGDDSGSGGPNLVKDGQLVIAMSGEFRPFSYFEGDKLAGFDHDIALAIADEMGLEPKTETGAFDTLIQGVKSKRYDVLIASMTPTEDRKKAVDFTDPYYSSGAALFVRKDSDCKDAEQLKNVTVGVANGTTYGDFLKDKDWVGDVRTFTSDVTALEDVDKGRLDAAVTDRLVGLYQIEQADRGLRVCGEPLYTEEPAFAVDKGNTALVDELNEALATIKENGTYAELSTKWFGQDIS
- a CDS encoding amino acid ABC transporter permease produces the protein MNFFDYLVDTAPIFVDATWVTLRLTATALAFAMVLGAIIAAMMMSRIAVLRWIAAGFIGIIRGTPLIAQIFVLYFGITEIVLLPAFWAGTIALAIHNSAYIAEIIRAGFQSVPKGLDEASRSLGMSRLKTLRRVRAPLALRATLPVLGNQFIIAVKDSSLVAFIGMSELFLSARNLAASTYEPLTMYLIVSLYYLAIVLVLTFLVNRLEHRLNAHRR